A window of Babylonia areolata isolate BAREFJ2019XMU chromosome 2, ASM4173473v1, whole genome shotgun sequence contains these coding sequences:
- the LOC143279382 gene encoding uncharacterized protein LOC143279382, protein MTMKAVQAPPTWKSHEAEDLANMSRVLFSQSTNYEKWDEGSIHEAHYLSQQLGTKLPSSILDLGQNLGPCTLQGRLKTFPEDWDGWRPLPMALTGLYVTEAGKVKCYVCDVEFRKMTSTSVCFLQRHKDLAPCCLQLRRCQCQGTRATPPGRRVRHNSDSVIRDMEVEEN, encoded by the exons ATGACGATGAAGGCCGTGCAGGCACCGCCCACCTGGAAAAGCCATGAGGCTGAAGACCTCGCCAACATGAGCAGAGTCCTTTTCTCTCAGTCCACCAACTATGAAAAGTGGGACGAAGGATCCATtcatgag GCACACTACTTATCACAGCAGCTCGGCACCAAACTACCAAGCAGTATCCTTGACCTTGGACAGAACCTTGGACCTTGCACTCTGCAGGGTCGCCTGAAGACCTTCCCGGAAGACTGGGATGGGTGGCGTCCCCTGCCGATGGCCTTGACAGGGCTCTACGTCACAGAGGCCG GCAAGGTGAAGTGTTACGTGTGTGACGTGGAGTTCCGCAAGATGACGTCCACCTCGGTGTGCTTCCTGCAGCGTCACAAGGACCTGGCGCCCTGCTGCCTGCAGCTGAGGCGGTGTCAGTGCCAGGGGACTCGTGCCacg cctccAGGCAGAAGGGTGCGCCACAATTCAGATTCAGTCATCAGGGACATGGAAGTTGAAGAAAACTAG